TAGAGGGACAAAGAGAAGGTTCGTATTCGGGGTCTGGTCAGGTGAAGCCGGAGTTAGTTTGTTTGTACCCATTTACCTCTACGAGTAGTGCCACGCAGAGGAAGATCAAGCAGCAGTATGATCAGCTTGTCAAGTGTAATGAAAGCAAGGGATTGACATTGGCACAGGTTTTCatttaacctttttttttaataattcaattcaattatgtTTGAGTTAATAGATAGTTAATGCTATTTTGTTGTGGGACTGGCTCGGCAAGGTAAAGAAGGAAATTTTCACGTTTATTGCCATCAGGAGAACATATGGAAACAATTTGATTAATCGCTCTTTTCTTTTAGTATTATTATGGTTAAGTAATTATATTTTGTGCTTACTTCTCATTTTTCAATGAGAAAGCCGCTCACCCTCTCTCTTCCTCAGGGGAGTCCTTGCTTAGGGTTATTTTCTAGTTGGTTAGtgcaattatttttaatgatcaAGTTATTgagcaaaaaaaattaatgatagtTGTGGAgggaaagaaaagagaaaagaagaatgTGGATGataacttttttcttttgaCCTCGTCTTGCGGTTGAGTAAGTGGCTGTTCCACGAAATGGTTGAGATGATGAGATGATTAAACAATAGAAAATGCTACAACAGAAATTTTCAATTGCATGGTGTATTGTGTGGTAATGGAAGTCTCAGCTCCAAATTAAtaagcttggaggttcaagttACAAAAGCAGCTCATTTGTGTAAATCTGCAGGACAAGGACTATAGACCATGTGGGATTAACAAGGGAAAATGTAAATGTCATTGAAGTTTACATTAGGAGTAGTAGGATTCCCAGTTACTGCTTTTTACTGTTTATACACTGAGGTGCTCCCTACTgccaatgaaattttaaattggaTATGGCTTATGGCTAGTTACTAGTACAATTATATACTAAGATGCTTCCAATTAGCAACTGGATTTTAAACCGGTTATGGCTTATGCACTAGTTGGCAGCTGAGGTGATTGATGCATTTCCATTGCTAATGCAATTAGGGGTTGATCCTAGCAGTTATTTGATTATCAACACTGGAGGAAGATTTTcttggtgttttttttttttagaacttTGGTATAATGGACATTGTCCCATTGCAATATGTCAATCTGCTGTGACTCTTCAAATACTTTGGAAGATATTGGTCTTCTTTCTGGGAAGGCCGGAAGAGGAAATGCTACCTCTGAGGTATCAGTTTTAATGCCTGGAGTTGGAGGATAGTGACCCTTGTCACAAGGTAGAGTGAACTGGTTGGTCTTCTCCCCTAGTGAGATCGGTTAAACTTAACTCTGGTGGTGGTAAGCTAGAATGTACTGGCATTGGAAGGAGCATTCAGGAAAGATCTGCTGTATAGACTACTGGTTTTAATCttggtatttttctttcttggtGGTGGAATTGTGGGCACTGTGTATGGGTCTTGATTTGCTTGGAAACCAGGTCTGCCTCTAGTGACGGTGGAGGAGTTGGTGAACCAATGTCTCAATGACTTCCTAATGCTCATCCTTTTGGTCTACTGGTTGAAATGCCATAATTTCTTCAATCGTGATTGGCCTGTTGAGATTCCTCACACATatagaaaagagaaaaaggtgGCTGAGTTGCTTGCAAATCATGTGCTTGCTTTGGATTTGGCTGTCATGagttctcttcatctccttctgGGGTCACTGCTTTGCTCTTCAGTACCTGTGCTCTGTGGTGTGTGTTTCCGCAGAACTGTGGCTGTTGCATTCTGTGTCCCTGCGTGCAACTGCAAACTCCTCTTGAGAAAAGGGAGGAAAAATCAAAACTAGCTTTGTCTGATGCCTGACATTGTTCAATGAACCTTGTTAGGTATTTGAGCTTTTTATTCTAAGAGTGCTTATAAGACAAATCTTGCTAGTGTTGTCAAAATTCTCAAGGCGGACATGGAACTATGAAGGTGATGGGTTTAGCCTTTAGGTAGACACTTAAGCCTTTGTTTAATTCTATATTACTGAAGGTCTGGTTCAGTTGATAGACTAAATTCATGGTTATTTAATTAGAGTTTATGCTTTATTTTATGCAAGCAATATTTCAAGCTTGCAAACatccattttttaattttgaatagttGGATTAACAAAAACTCCAATGTAGAATCACCTGTACGTGATATTTTCTTGCTTTCTCTTGTGATTCAGGTTGGAGAATTTGCTAATTGCCTGATTGAAGCTAGAAATGAATTGCAGCACAAGTATGTTAAATTGTTCTCTGGATGTGTGCTTTTGCTTTTGTTCTTCGTGTTTTATTGTTTTGTATTCCTGTTGTGCTAGTGGCTTTGTTTTCCTTTGAGACAGAAGGGATACATCTTTTCTGGTTCTTGAGTTGCTCAAgttctttatggtttttattttatattttttttggtcAGTAGGACTGAACCATCTCTTCGGACCCCCCAAAAATATTTGATTGGCTCTGTTGATTTACATGATATAGTATTCTCTAAATTAGCATCCCCTACTTCATTGTTTCCACATGTATAATTACAGTACAATTGTTCATCTAGGTCTGAGGTCATCAAACGTAAGTTCACGATAACAAAGGCTCTTCTATTCAAGGCAGACAGGTCTTCAATGGATCGCCTTAGTCAACAGGTGACTAATTACTAATTCAATTATAGTTTACTTGATTAACAGAGTAAATAGTGCCAATTTTCTTGGCAATTATTTGTAttgatctctctctctctcttccagATCTACAAGCTGGAGCTTGAACAaaagagattagaagaggaTGCATTTGTTTATAACTGGCTCCAACAACAACTTAAACTCTCACCAGCATACAAAAAGGTAAATTCAAATCCTTATTATTGATGGTAATTATGGATTGTGCTGGCATGGCTTAAGATGCCCTCCATGGTTCTCATGTACTGATtatgcaaacaaataaaaattagtaaattttggCTCTTCCACTTTTGTTCACAGTCGGTGAAATGCTTCATGCCAAACAAAATTTTGATGTCATGAAATGGACATTCATAGATGGAAGTTTCAAAACCACATTTTGGACATTTATGCATGAAGTCTCAATTAGTGAACTAACAATTACTCTATTAAGTTTGTGATGCACTTTGATTTCTGATGAACTGAAAATTTGCAAAGATTCAAGACCAAGGTAATGAATCTTAATGGAATATGCAGGCATTAATTCAGCATTCTGCAGCTTTTTGTCTGTATATATTAGAAGATGGAAGAAAAGAAGGATACCTCTAGTGTTTtaagtttgaattttaatttttctttctattcTGTTAAGCACGTATATTTCCTTTGCACTCATATCTTGCTGTTTATACGGGGAGAAATTGTTCTATTTATTGCTAACTCCcatatattgttattattattttctacgTGAGGCAGGGGACCATGTAATCCTCGGCTCCTCCGACCCTTTTTTTTCCTGAGGGCAGGGGGGAATCCTGCTCAATTCTCATCTTCTTGTGTGatttaaatcatgcaaaggattTTTTCCCCCTTCTTCATTGAACTACATTGATTATTTGATCAGAGGCTCTTTCCATTTTTACTTGTCTATTTTAGATGCTTGAAATCAGTGCTTGCATGGAGTTGAAGGCCAAGTCTGGTGAGCTGATTGAGAACAAAGATACTGAAGTCGCTGATATTTCCTTTGAAGAGCTATTAGCACAAGAAAAGAAGGATTCATTTTGGTTGGTTTGCTAGTCTCAACAAATGTGCATTCCTTATTCAATGTTTGTTTCAGCACAGCCTAATCCATGACTATATTTTCTATAATCATATACAGGCAGAAAAATGGAAAATCAAGGTTATACTCGAGCCAATGATAATGTCTGCATGGTAAACATCACTGAAGGATGGAGCTTTTTTGTAGTATGTATATGGATACCCGACTGTCGcagggaattttttttttttttgactgcCTGTGCTTCTTTGGTTGTCCTTGTTGAAGAGAAGAAATTATGGCCATGATGCATTGAATGTTCTCTTCCCCTAGGTTTTTCTCATTGGAAGCTAGCTAGTCCTTAATATGATGATCTAGGTTAGTTTAGGCATTTGAGCCTTTTGCTGAACTACTAACATTGATTCTCTAGTAGGACTCAAATAGTTTGCTGTTAAAGAATTTTGTTGGTTTGGAAGAATGTTGCAAGTGTGAACTGGTTTTTGCTTGGATTCTCATCTATGGAATTATGATTCATCACTGTTGGTATAACATTGAACTTGAAaagttgaaaagaaaaagtggCATTGAAGATAATTGTCGATGGAAATTGGGAAACCAGGATATGATAATACGGTAAAGATGggtaaattaaatcaaatgaaaataaataaaaataaacaggaAGTCTATAATTTTGATTTAGGTCTCTAAACTTTCAACTGGAAAGGCCGAATCTGCCCGTTGGCCACGCTAGCCAGACGAGCCTAATGGGGTGCCGAATTTCTTCAAGAAAGAAAAGCACAGTATATTTGGATAAAGATGAAAAGTGGGTCCTGACGTAAGATTAGGTAGTGGGAAGTAAGTTTCCAAAACCTTCCTAACTTCTCCTGGAATCTACTATAATTTTAGTTAGTTTGTCATTTATGTGCTTTCAGGTATATGTAAGAATTTCTTTTCACCAAACAATGGGTATTGAAgattttaaaaacttaaatattaCACCTTACTTAAAATAGTCTTCCTCTCAAAAATGATAAAAGATTTTATGAAGCAAGGTACGTATAGGTGCACATGGATTTCATGTTGTATATCTTAGTTTATAAGCTATAATTTTAAGCtgcattatttatttaaagattTTTCAAAGCTTCTAtgcttaaaaagaaaaaaaaaaacctgaaAAATGGAAACCTTTCATTTCAATTGATTTCTTATAATCCCAACTTATAAACTAATTTGaccaaatatttttcataattttaaaatcttatcaaatttttatttttattcattaattggAACTTATTGTTTATACTCATTTGAATAAACTTAAAAAccatttctatttattttaataaaatatttctctATAAACAATTTGTTTATGTAATTCaaagttaaattatattttaatattattaaattgtatttaaacAATAATACAGTAACAACTAACAGAGAGCTGCATagcgaaaaataaaaataacaaagagCTGAtacaattttatcatttaaaaataattgaaataccTTTTATAAGCAGTTGCTTAAATTTTAGATAGTATGAAATATCCTATGTCATGCACACCAAGATACATGTTGAAAGCCCTTAGTTTTCATCATCCATCAATTCAATCAACAAATGTGTAGAAACCAGCAACGTAAACTCGATCCCTAATCACCAATAAGTTCTATTTATCTGAAATGTTAGCTAAATGAAAATGAGATGTTAAGTCTTCCAACCACTTTTACATAGGCAACTTTAGACTTCCAATCAAGAAACAGTAGCAGCAGCATAAAAGAACTCCTTATCTTATAATCGAGTAGATGACACTTGATATACTCTGTGGAGATGATATCTAGATCATCTCTTAAATGCACAGAAAGCTAGTAACAGTTTATAGAATTTTTCACAAGCGTAAACAAAACACGCCCACCCCTACTCTCCATAATCAACACATGAAATGCTTTCACCTCAACCAACCAAAAATTTCCATTGCGTAGCCTGCATCTGGCAAAAGCAGAGAAAACTAAACAGAACCCCCTGGAGTAATCCACCTTTTGCATCATTAGGTCAGTCAATTTTGACAGAGGAGTAGATCTTTCGGACAAACCAGAAGCAAGCATAGAAGCCAATTGTGCCAGTCAAAACAAAGAAAGAATAAGATATGATTATCATATACCCAAAGTAGAGGATCCCAGAAACCAATTTGGTGATTTCCAATTTGGTAAAGAAGTAGAACACCGAGTAGAGGAAAAGGTATAGAGCAGAAGAGCCAGCAGTCAGGTAAGATCTCCACCACCAGTGATAGTCCTCGCTGCATAACTGGAAGTAGCAGAGCACAATAGTTATCTCCGCACAAGTGATCAGAAGTATAATGAACACTATGAAGAGGAAGCCAAAAATGTAGTAAAACTGATTCAGCCATATTGATGTCAAGATGAAGAAGAGCTCAATAAAAACAGCACCAAATGGTAGAATGCCTCCAATGAGTATGGAAAAGACTGGTTTCATGTACCATGCTTGTTCAGGTATTTGCCTAGGAATTTTGTTTGTTTTCACAGGGTCTTCAATAGCTGGCTTTTTGAAGCCAAGGTAACTACCAACAAAGACCAAAGGAACAGATATACCAAACCACAAGCAAACCAGTGCAAACATGGTCCCAAAAGGTACTGCCCCTGAAGACTGCTCTCCCCAAATTAGGACATTCAGCACAAAGAATATTGCAAAAAGAATACCCGGGAACATAAAAGCAGTTTTTAGGGTGTTCCTCTTCCACTCTGTGCCCTTGAACATTTTGTACAAACGCGCTGATGTGTAACCAGCCAATATGCCCATGAAGACCCACAACAGAACCATAGCTGTCATAAGGCCACCTCTGTTGGAAGGGGATAAGAAACCCAGCAATGCGAATATCATTGTCACTAGTGTCATTCCAAAGATTTGTACACCTGTACCAACATACACGCAAAGTAAACTAGAATTAATAGGTGCCCGGAAAACATCTCCATGGACAAGTTTCCACCCTGTTTCTTCCTGAGCCTCATCTTGAGTCTCCAACTGATTGTAGTTTGCAATATCTCTATACAAAGTTCTCATCATGATCATGGCCACCATGCCAGAAAGGAACAGGACAATCATTAGTGAATTTATGATGGAGAACCAATGGATCTGATCATCATTCATGAGTAGGTATGTATCCCACCGAGATGCCCATTTAATCTCACTTtcctgaaaaagaaaaaaaataaaaaaggagccACATAAATGCACAGAGGGGGAGAAAAAGACAGGCTCACAGACAGACAGACATGCAGAGCGTAGGGAAGAAAAAAAATCGAAGAATTATATTGTAAGGGAGTACCTTGAAGGTAACATCATATGAGAATACCACTTTCTTGCCAGAGTCGACTTCTTGTGGAACAGTACTACCTTGAATCAACTTCTTGGTGTCCTTGTTGCATGTTGTCACTTGAGGGTTGTTATCATCCCATTCCTTGTATTCATGATTAATACTGTTCACAAGAATCAGATTGGAACAGAAGAAATAAATAGAACAATTATCTCACTATCCACCGCAAAGTGGATGTAACATACAAGAAAGAAATTGTTATTTCATTGGAAAtgcataaagaaaataatacccAGATttgctaataaataaaatttcaaaaggaTGCCGATGAAAAGTAACAAATGAGAATGAAagtacacaaaaaaaaaaaaaaaaaaacaaaaaagcaaGGTAAACTTGTATTTGGCACAAAAGAACCTGCTAAAAGAGCAAATGAGATCCACTCATTTTGCACTGCCATAAACCAACAAATGGGAGCTTCAGAGAAATGCACACATGCAGCACAGGTAAGTACATAAATGCACATCTAAATCCTTTTGCAACTAAAATGCACTGAGCAACAAGCATGCACAAGTTTAGTTGTGTGCTCGACTTTTTAATTTCCTCTAATCGCATTCCTGCTTTCAGAATTTGAAGTAAGCAATAAACCTCTAATTGCATTTCTGCTTTCAGAATTTGAAGTAAGCAATAAACTTAGTCCATCTCCACCATCCACCCAAAAAACCTAATAAAACAAAAACTGAAATATGGCTTAGAGGATGATAAGACAATACCTGTTTGGAATAACCTCAAACCCAACAATTCGAGCGGAGTCTGTCTCAGGATCCTTGTGATACATAACTCTGAAGCTCAAGtgattattgataaaatatttcTCCTCTTTACTCTGTGAATGAAACAAAtctcacaaaaagaaaaaggagaaagaaaaaagaaactcCTATGCTAGTAGTGCTTTTTAAAACGTACCCCAGCATAATTTCCTTTGAATCCAACACGGAAACCATGTTCATAAGTTGTTGACTGACTGCCATCTCTTCTTTGTCTGCGAACAGCAACTGGAAGATTATCCAGTATCCTGCACATCCATTTCCAAACTATCAATGTAAACAAGAACTATTTAACTGAAAATGGACTTGCAAAATGCAACAAATGAGTAAAAGATTAGCACACTTTACAAACACAAAACAAATGACTTATTACATGAAAAGCAACAGAAGAGTGGAGTTTAAGATGGAAAAGCGCACCCAAGCAAACAaaactcaaaattaaaaaaaatacaataccaGAGGAACATCTCCAACTTACATGTTGACCCGATACTCATCATCAATTTTTTCCTTGAAATTCTTGGCAGACTCAGCATCAAGTGTGACTCTACAGGCCACTTTGCATGGCTGCTCTTCTATCATTTCAAACTGGGGTGGGATTCATATATTAGATCCACATCCCAAGGTAACAATCACCATGATTCATTATCACCTCAATTTGtctgaaatatttaataaattcaaaaaagGGCAACAGACTCTTACAGTGTATACAGAATTCTCAATTCGGTCACCTCGAAGAACCTCCCCCAAATTTTCTGCACTGTTAACAATCGTTTTAGGCTTACAATATTTCAAGAAGTAGTAGTCATATGGAAGTTGTGTCTTTGTAGATGACAATTTGTTCACTTTGATGGAAAGGACATCCCCCTACCCAAGAAAGCATAAACATTAGATAATTAAGCTAATAAGGAGAAACTAATAAAACTCTATGACCAATAGAAACTTTAAAAGATATCCACATTTACTATTTACTAAAGGCATAAGAAACTCACATCACTACCTTGCACCAGACATAAAAACAGCAAAGTTCAGAAGGAAATTGCTATTGTAAGTGAAAAGAAGTTACCATGTACATTAATTTACTCAAAATCAAACAATTCACCCAGTTCCATAAGTTTATTGGTTGCCCAAAAATGGATGATATGATGAAAGCATAAAACATACAGTATTGTGTCAACATATATGCTGGCTCCCACTCTGAATAATATTAGTATTTATGATACCATTTGCAGATGACTTAAGACAGTAAGTCGAAGGCCCAACAATCCAACTAAATTGCTCATCAGACATCCAAAATGTTTGGTTGCATTTCTGGATTCAATCTTCATGCATTCTACTAGAACTTCACCTCCACAATCTCACATTCACAAATTAATGAAACTTATTTAAGAATAAACAAACCCATTATTCAGAGTCTATATTCAGTTGCAGTTCAATATCCATTCTCATTTTCTACATGCTTCTTGTAATTCTTATCCATAATCTATCACCAATCATCATTAACTCATTAACTCACACATTTGAATAGCCACACCAATAACCCTTCAGAGTAAATTAGTCTTTTCGCATGTTAAAATCCAAAAATCTTAATGACCAATAAACCAATCAATCAGAAACTACAAAAAgagcacaaaaaaaaaaaaaaaacataaataactACCATAAAATTGCCAAATCACGAGCTCGATATCAACAACTAGTCAATGCAATAAACCCCCAAGAAACACAGATCCAAATCAGAGAAACAGATCTAAAAAAATCATATCAGCAATACAATggatcaaactccaaaaccctagatccaactctatttttaagttttaaacaTGCAGAGGCAGACCCCATGAGCTCTAAAGAACATCAAAAAGTGAAACCCAGAAACTTGAAGAGCGAAACGAAATGAAAAACAACGAGGGAAAAGAGATTAGCAGGTAGATGATACCCTGTGAAAGTCGCGAGGAGCTACACCAGGAAGATAGAAGGAGTGTGCAGAAGAGATAAGGAGGATAGCGAAGAAGAGGATAGCAGAGATCGTACCCACCTTCATCTTCCTGATTGTAGAAAGAAAAATGTACAGAACACAAGTAGAGAGAAAGGGTTTTTGCACTGGCAGACTTCAACTATAGATATGTTCGTTTTGACCATTCCCAGGATTTCTTCATTGATAATCGCTGCTTCCAGAATTTCAATTTatcagtatttttttttttcgatttttaattttcgtTTAgcaatattttttcaaataaatgtgATTCAACTCAAAGTAattgtataattattttataatttcaaaatcatcaaatgaaattataataattaatttatatattattatgatgacaataattttacaattataaaaaaataaaaaaaaattatagaaaaaaatatcattaaagaaataaaatgttaataatttttgaaaatttaaacttttttaattaagttGCCCTAATAAAATAAGTTGGTACTTTTCTTACAAGCTACTTGTTCCTTAAATTATGtttttgtatatatattagGTTGACAACCCACCATGCATAACtacaaaacataaatcttaaatGTCAAAATCTTCACAGTATTTCCCACCAAATTGTTAATTGACAGGGATTGGCTGAGAGTTTAAGCtatatatagtttttaaaagtcttataatgtttaaaaaaaattaaataaaaaatttcaatttattttaaaattaaaaaaataatcatttaaatTGGATTCTCACGAAATTTTACATTCCAAATAGaattaaatctttttatttttaataaaattaaatttaaaaaattaacaataaattataatataatttctaaaatcCATTTGCTTTTCACAGTTCAGCATTTCGGTTTTAAGGGAAATTAGAACTTATTTAGGTTAAATGTTTAATGGAACTAATAATTATCGTTGTTAGCTGATAGCCGATGGTTATTTGATTTATGCTAAGTGAACTATTTTAttgtattattaattatattttattgcaaaggtatttttatctaaataatTATCCATTATCAGTAGCAGAAGTAAGGAGTGCAACTAAATTTATGacatacaaaataaaaatcgactaaataaattatttaactataataattgaagaataaatcaaatttttttttaaaaaaaaagagaatcgcAAGGGAATTATTAAAATCCTATGACCTCAATTTCCTAGGACAACCAAAGCGCCAGCTAAAGAGACCAGGAGAATactcaaaaaattataaaatctttgGAAAATCCAGATATTGTGCTGACTGACCAGCAAAATATCAAGAGTGGACGGGAGAGAAAGCAGGCAGGGGTGACTACGGAAGAAAGAGAAGGGTCACATAAGCTCTTTGCAACTCAAAAATCACAAGCCCATGACATTTAAAGAAACGAGCTCTCCACACTAAAGTTTATAATTCTA
This sequence is a window from Manihot esculenta cultivar AM560-2 chromosome 4, M.esculenta_v8, whole genome shotgun sequence. Protein-coding genes within it:
- the LOC110613965 gene encoding uncharacterized protein LOC110613965 isoform X1, which produces MAAVFAVTCSYISKIVSKFRFFSLCPLNKHLAMFSHLFLLVFAFSVSFSIFLSFVYRSFNKPKREQQSHNGEATVINRSLSKIIDETRKTRENDTTPLTHSLLLDILPPDSSKWATLFGNCPDETRSGQGDDRDGSAGDSQRVKKKKKRAKKKRLDSKNEENGGEDKGLEGQREGSYSGSGQVKPELVCLYPFTSTSSATQRKIKQQYDQLVKCNESKGLTLAQVGEFANCLIEARNELQHKSEVIKRKFTITKALLFKADRSSMDRLSQQIYKLELEQKRLEEDAFVYNWLQQQLKLSPAYKKMLEISACMELKAKSGELIENKDTEVADISFEELLAQEKKDSFWQKNGKSRLYSSQ
- the LOC110613965 gene encoding uncharacterized protein LOC110613965 isoform X2, which translates into the protein MKVGEFANCLIEARNELQHKSEVIKRKFTITKALLFKADRSSMDRLSQQIYKLELEQKRLEEDAFVYNWLQQQLKLSPAYKKMLEISACMELKAKSGELIENKDTEVADISFEELLAQEKKDSFWQKNGKSRLYSSQ
- the LOC110613479 gene encoding transmembrane 9 superfamily member 7; translation: MKVGTISAILFFAILLISSAHSFYLPGVAPRDFHRGDVLSIKVNKLSSTKTQLPYDYYFLKYCKPKTIVNSAENLGEVLRGDRIENSVYTFEMIEEQPCKVACRVTLDAESAKNFKEKIDDEYRVNMILDNLPVAVRRQRRDGSQSTTYEHGFRVGFKGNYAGSKEEKYFINNHLSFRVMYHKDPETDSARIVGFEVIPNSINHEYKEWDDNNPQVTTCNKDTKKLIQGSTVPQEVDSGKKVVFSYDVTFKESEIKWASRWDTYLLMNDDQIHWFSIINSLMIVLFLSGMVAMIMMRTLYRDIANYNQLETQDEAQEETGWKLVHGDVFRAPINSSLLCVYVGTGVQIFGMTLVTMIFALLGFLSPSNRGGLMTAMVLLWVFMGILAGYTSARLYKMFKGTEWKRNTLKTAFMFPGILFAIFFVLNVLIWGEQSSGAVPFGTMFALVCLWFGISVPLVFVGSYLGFKKPAIEDPVKTNKIPRQIPEQAWYMKPVFSILIGGILPFGAVFIELFFILTSIWLNQFYYIFGFLFIVFIILLITCAEITIVLCYFQLCSEDYHWWWRSYLTAGSSALYLFLYSVFYFFTKLEITKLVSGILYFGYMIIISYSFFVLTGTIGFYACFWFVRKIYSSVKID